A genome region from Erigeron canadensis isolate Cc75 chromosome 3, C_canadensis_v1, whole genome shotgun sequence includes the following:
- the LOC122592544 gene encoding cinnamoyl-CoA reductase-like SNL6: MAPSVLAEYDDDRSSSSSSSSSFSYKKVCVMDAGGTLGSALVHSLLERGYFVHAALHTNVEMQVGENKNLRVFETDPLDYHSIVKALEGCYGLFYSFEPPSDQPTYDESMAEMEVRAAHNVLEACAQVDTIDKIVFTSSATAVIWRDTTESTPSSCDVDERNWSNVNFCKKFKLWHGLSKTLAEKTAWALAMDRGLSMVSVNAGLLLSPDLTITHPYLKGAAEMYEDGVFVTVDLQFLVNSHLCVYEDVSAYGRYLCFNHVINCNEDALKLAQILLPPDVSSLPPSMTVGESGMVEQRISNKKLNKLLVDFDNEAPILSE, encoded by the exons ATGGCACCTTCAGTTTTAGCTGAATATGATGATGAtagatcttcttcttcttcttcttcttcatcattttcatataaaaaagtttgtgtAATGGATGCTGGTGGGACTTTAGGTTCtgcacttgttcattctcttcttGAAAGAGGCTATTTTGTCCATGCTGCACTTCACACTAATG TTGAGATGCAGGTTGGAGAGAATAAGAATTTGAGGGTATTTGAGACAGACCCATTGGATTATCATAGTATAGTTAAAGCTTTGGAAGGGTGTTATGGATTGTTTTACTCATTTGAGCCTCCATCTGATCAGCCAACATATGAT GAATCGATGGCTGAAATGGAAGTAAGGGCGGCACATAACGTATTGGAAGCGTGTGCTCAAGTCGATACTATTGATAAAATTGTGTTTACTTCATCTGCCACTGCGGTAATTTGGAGGGATACCACTGAGTCGACGCCTTCTTCGTGTGATGTTGATGAAAGAAACTGGAGCAATGTTAATTTCTGCAAGAAATTTAAG TTATGGCATGGGTTATCGAAAACGTTGGCAGAGAAGACAGCATGGGCACTAGCCATGGACAGAGGGTTGAGTATGGTTTCTGTAAATGCAGGACTGTTGCTGAGCCCTGACCTTACCATCACACATCCGTATTTGAAAGGGGCAGCCGAGATGTATGAAGATGGTGTTTTTGTTACCGTTGACCTTCAATTCCTGGTCAACTCTCACCTCTGTGTATATGAAGATGTTTCTGCATATGGTCGGTATCTGTGCTTTAATCATGTCATCAACTGCAATGAGGATGCCTTGAAGCTTGCCCAGATCTTATTACCTCCAGATGTATCTTCACTTCCACCAAG TATGACAGTAGGGGAAAGTGGGATGGTGGAACAAAGAATAAGCAACAAGAAGCTTAACAAGCTACTGGTTGACTTTGATAACGAAGCACCCATTCTAAGCGAATGA